The Struthio camelus isolate bStrCam1 chromosome 12, bStrCam1.hap1, whole genome shotgun sequence genome includes a window with the following:
- the STARD5 gene encoding stAR-related lipid transfer protein 5: MDYAGLAEAAAAKMGLYRRDAGGWRGCRRTGEVAVSWRPSAEFAGNIYRGEGTVPASPADVWECIKPVAGGRRAEWDQNVKDFEVVEAVSDTISVCRTTTPSAFMKIISPREFVDVVLMKQCEDGTMLSAATNVEHALCPPQANFVRGFNYPCGCFCIPVPGESDRTQLLSFFQTDLGGYLPQTVVDSFFPASIAAFYSNLTKAVKTLKA, encoded by the exons ATGGActacgcggggctcgccgaggcggcggccgccaAGATGGGGCTCTACCGCCGCGACGCCGGCGGCTGGCGCGGCTGCCGGCGcacg GGCGAGGTTGCGGTGTCGTGGAGACCCTCCGCCGAGTTTGCCGGCAACAT CTACCGGGGGGAAGGGACGgtgcccgccagccccgccgaCGTCTGGGAGTGCATCAAACCCGTGGCCGGCGGGCGGAGAGCCGAGTGGGACCAAAACGTCAAGGACTTTGAGGTCGTTGAAGCTGTCAGTGAT ACCATCTCTGTATGCAGAACCACAACCCCCTCAGCTTTCATGAAGATCATTTCACCAAGAGAATTTGTGGATGTGGTACTAATGAAGCAGTGTGAAGATGGGACTATGCTGTCTGCTG CTACCAATGTGGAACATGCACTCTGTCCTCCTCAAGCAAATTTCGTTAGAGGGTTCAATTATCCCTGTGGCTGTTTCTGTATACCTGTTCCAGG AGAATCGGACAGGACTCAACTCCTCAGCTTCTTTCAGACCGATCTTGGTGGCTATCTTCCCCAGACTGTGGTGGATTCCTTCTTTCCAGCTAGCATAGCTGCATTTTACAGCAATCTGACCAAAGCTGTTAAGACATTAAAAGCGTGA